One region of Moraxella sp. ZY210820 genomic DNA includes:
- a CDS encoding UDP-2,3-diacylglucosamine diphosphatase, with amino-acid sequence MTYLFISDLHLSEQHPCLVQGFFALLQHYQSYHHVKLYILGDWFNAWLGDDVQSQWLNKIIEHLQQFTRLGHEIYFLAGNRDFLLGRDFLNHFQGKLLAENVLLNIAQKNIRIEHGDALCTDDISYQRFKKLIRSPIILMLLKHSPLAFRQKLANKLRQNSLQANQQKTFTIMDVNATAVQQVMENVDILIHGHTHRPQIHHIERKQRIVLGDWRERNIEHSTSVEAMILEMNDAGLIDFKLWLYCS; translated from the coding sequence ATCACATATCTGTTTATTTCAGATTTACATTTATCCGAGCAACACCCTTGTCTAGTACAAGGGTTTTTTGCTTTACTTCAGCATTATCAATCTTATCATCATGTTAAATTATATATTTTAGGTGATTGGTTTAATGCTTGGCTAGGCGATGATGTGCAAAGTCAATGGCTTAATAAAATTATTGAACATTTACAACAGTTTACACGATTAGGACATGAAATTTATTTTTTGGCGGGTAATCGAGATTTTTTATTGGGGCGAGATTTTTTAAATCATTTCCAAGGTAAATTATTGGCAGAAAATGTATTATTGAACATTGCTCAAAAAAATATTCGTATTGAACATGGCGATGCATTATGTACTGATGATATTTCGTATCAACGCTTTAAAAAACTCATTCGTTCACCAATAATTTTAATGCTATTAAAACATTCTCCCTTAGCTTTTCGACAAAAATTAGCCAATAAATTACGTCAAAATAGTTTGCAAGCGAATCAACAAAAAACATTTACTATTATGGATGTAAACGCAACTGCAGTACAGCAAGTGATGGAAAATGTTGATATTTTAATTCATGGGCATACTCATCGACCACAAATTCATCATATTGAACGTAAACAAAGAATTGTTTTGGGTGATTGGCGAGAGCGAAATATTGAGCATTCAACTTCCGTGGAAGCGATGATTTTAGAAATGAATGATGCGGGTTTAATTGATTTTAAATTATGGTTATATTGCTCATAA
- the minC gene encoding septum site-determining protein MinC yields MSAFKITGRMVNFSRLILETTDQQQIREQLTELSKKTPLLNIPIVIDSTVEQELIEILQLFIAEGLQPIAVVEGLLANQARDIQFPVLPKDRPVERIRATDEQIAVVKNSEPSIVVAENKPVEIPVETQVEAEVKTVVVEHKTSFHQTMLRTGQSLVQEYGDIILTAGTNSGSEVIASGNIHVYGAARGRLIAGACGDIHAKIFCHALSTELVSIAGVYCLADDIPLRVVNRPCYIYLNEQQELCFDLLEF; encoded by the coding sequence ATGTCTGCATTTAAAATTACGGGGCGTATGGTTAATTTTAGTCGGTTAATTTTGGAAACGACTGACCAGCAACAAATCCGTGAACAGCTTACTGAATTATCAAAAAAAACACCATTATTAAATATTCCAATTGTTATTGATAGTACAGTTGAGCAAGAACTGATTGAAATTTTACAACTTTTTATTGCAGAAGGTTTACAGCCGATTGCGGTTGTGGAAGGTTTATTAGCCAATCAAGCACGAGATATTCAATTTCCTGTGTTACCGAAAGATCGTCCTGTAGAACGTATTCGAGCAACTGATGAACAAATTGCAGTGGTTAAAAATAGTGAACCATCTATTGTAGTTGCTGAAAATAAACCTGTTGAAATACCAGTAGAAACGCAGGTTGAAGCTGAGGTTAAAACGGTTGTTGTTGAGCATAAAACATCATTTCATCAAACCATGTTGCGTACAGGGCAGAGTTTAGTACAAGAATATGGTGATATTATTTTAACTGCAGGTACAAATAGTGGTTCAGAAGTTATTGCATCGGGTAATATTCATGTTTATGGTGCTGCACGTGGACGTTTAATTGCAGGTGCGTGTGGTGATATTCATGCCAAAATCTTTTGTCATGCTTTAAGTACAGAGTTAGTATCGATTGCAGGGGTATATTGTTTGGCTGATGATATTCCATTGCGTGTGGTAAATCGTCCGTGTTATATTTATTTAAATGAACAACAAGAATTATGTTTTGACTTGTTGGAATTTTAA
- the dnaE gene encoding DNA polymerase III subunit alpha, with amino-acid sequence MRFVHLVLHTEFSITESIIRIPQAVKTAVQHQMPALAITDLSNLHAAIKFYQKCLAEGIKPILGSQIRLQDSEHRVTLLAMNEQGFKNLTEIVSRGFSQGKQQDIPCVQQEWIFEQHEGLIVLMGVQSPMGQILASNHQNKAEPLLQQWLTYFGNRFYFALSRTQRPQEEDFIRSAVQYAEQYQIGVVAHNDVHFIHRDDFDAHEARTCIADGYTLNDERRPKRYSAEQYFKTHDEMCALFADIPSAIENSFYIAQRCTVELKLGTYFLPEYPIPDGFTMDSFFGHLAKKGLEERLDFLYPIENRDERWEEIRKPYDERLQYEVEIILQMGFPGYFLIVMDFIQWAKNNGVPVGPGRGSGAGSLVAYSLKITDLDPLRYELLFERFLNPERVSMPDFDVDFCIAGRDKVINYVAENYGREAVSQIATFGTMAAKGVIKDVARVLGKSYGLADRMSKLVPSKPGTALGEAIEEVTELKDMITNPNNPDYDDASEIWEMGLKLEGITRNTGKHAGGVVIAPGKITDFSAIMCDEDGSNRVSQYDKDDVESAGLVKFDFLGLRNLTVIDESLAMINANRAIEQQIDISRIPLDDPEAYRIFAEAKTTAVFQFESVGMKRMLKDAKPSKFEEIIAFVSLYRPGPMDLIPDFIARMHGQKFEYLHPLLSDVLKPTYGIMVYQEQVMQTAQICAGYTLGGADLLRRAMGKKKPEEMVKQRQIFNQGALEKGIDEATSNHIFDFMEKFAGYGFNKSHAAAYALVAYQTAWLKAHYPAEFMAAVLSSEMTDTDTIVFLIDDSRNLGLTVTPPSINQSMYRFTTSDEKTIVYGLGAIKGVGESAMQSVIDARQKDGQFKDLFDFCHRVDLKKINKRTLEALIRAGAFDCFGEERASLMQYLPEAVQAAEQARHNRETGIMDLFGEVEEVQRKPLQPIKAWTDEVRLQGEKDTLGLYLTGHPMDIYRKELKTFIPRKLNELLPKGGSTLFAGLVVDVANFPNRVVIRLDDGTARLDVNCNHERFQRFKHIVKENALVIIEGSIYQRENDETIMARLNRAFDLDEIRQKRASMICLTLPEQYLTEKVAKDLKQMLLPYSQINNSGELKKRVPVMLHIEQNYAKANLYFDEKWNVEPNESLIAQLREYFGKQAVDIQYVVKSKALEKKNSFESQKTSYDESYQNDYQNREYDDYQTEDFSAYDEIISVDSYEMYS; translated from the coding sequence ATGCGTTTTGTTCATCTTGTTTTACATACTGAATTTTCGATTACTGAATCGATTATTCGTATCCCTCAAGCTGTAAAAACAGCAGTTCAACATCAAATGCCTGCTTTAGCCATTACTGATTTATCGAATTTGCATGCAGCCATTAAATTTTATCAGAAATGTTTAGCAGAAGGTATTAAACCAATTCTAGGTAGCCAAATCCGTTTACAAGATAGTGAACATCGTGTTACGTTATTGGCAATGAACGAACAGGGATTTAAAAATTTAACAGAAATAGTGTCTCGTGGTTTTAGTCAAGGCAAACAACAAGATATCCCATGTGTACAACAAGAATGGATTTTTGAGCAACATGAAGGCTTAATTGTATTGATGGGTGTGCAAAGTCCAATGGGACAAATATTAGCCTCTAATCATCAAAATAAAGCGGAACCATTATTACAACAATGGCTTACTTATTTTGGTAATCGTTTTTATTTTGCACTAAGTCGTACGCAACGTCCACAAGAAGAAGATTTTATTCGTAGTGCAGTACAATATGCTGAACAATATCAAATTGGTGTAGTGGCACATAATGATGTTCATTTTATTCATCGTGATGATTTTGATGCACATGAAGCACGAACGTGTATTGCTGATGGCTATACTTTAAATGATGAACGCCGTCCAAAACGTTATAGTGCAGAACAATATTTTAAAACACATGATGAAATGTGTGCATTATTTGCCGATATTCCGAGTGCTATCGAAAATAGTTTTTATATCGCACAACGTTGTACGGTTGAATTAAAATTAGGCACTTATTTTTTACCTGAATATCCAATTCCAGATGGCTTTACTATGGATAGCTTTTTTGGGCATCTGGCAAAAAAAGGGTTAGAAGAGCGTTTGGATTTTCTTTATCCGATTGAAAACCGTGATGAGCGTTGGGAAGAAATTCGTAAACCTTATGATGAGCGTTTGCAATATGAAGTTGAAATTATTTTACAAATGGGCTTTCCAGGTTATTTCTTAATTGTTATGGATTTTATTCAATGGGCAAAAAATAATGGTGTGCCTGTAGGGCCGGGGCGTGGTTCGGGTGCAGGTTCATTAGTGGCGTACAGTTTGAAAATTACTGATTTAGACCCATTACGTTATGAGTTATTATTTGAACGTTTTTTAAATCCTGAACGTGTTTCTATGCCAGATTTTGACGTAGACTTTTGTATTGCTGGGCGTGATAAAGTCATTAATTATGTTGCTGAAAATTATGGACGTGAAGCAGTATCACAAATTGCAACTTTTGGTACGATGGCTGCAAAAGGGGTGATTAAAGATGTAGCTCGTGTATTAGGAAAATCATATGGTTTAGCTGATCGTATGTCTAAATTAGTGCCAAGTAAACCAGGAACGGCTTTAGGCGAAGCGATAGAAGAAGTGACTGAACTTAAGGATATGATTACTAATCCAAATAACCCTGATTATGATGATGCCAGCGAAATTTGGGAAATGGGCTTGAAATTAGAGGGTATTACACGCAATACAGGAAAACACGCAGGCGGTGTCGTCATTGCACCAGGGAAAATTACAGATTTTTCAGCGATTATGTGTGATGAAGATGGCAGTAACCGAGTCAGCCAATATGATAAAGATGATGTAGAATCGGCAGGTTTGGTTAAATTTGACTTTTTAGGTTTACGTAATTTAACGGTAATTGATGAAAGTTTAGCCATGATTAATGCTAATCGTGCGATTGAACAACAAATTGATATTTCACGTATTCCTTTAGATGACCCTGAAGCTTATCGCATTTTTGCTGAAGCGAAAACTACTGCTGTATTCCAGTTTGAATCGGTGGGGATGAAGCGTATGTTAAAAGATGCAAAACCAAGTAAATTTGAAGAAATTATTGCCTTTGTATCTTTGTATCGTCCAGGTCCGATGGACTTAATTCCTGATTTTATTGCCCGTATGCACGGACAAAAATTTGAATATTTACACCCGTTGTTATCTGATGTTTTAAAGCCAACTTATGGCATTATGGTATATCAAGAGCAGGTCATGCAAACAGCACAAATTTGTGCAGGTTATACACTTGGTGGTGCAGACTTATTACGCCGTGCGATGGGTAAAAAGAAACCAGAGGAAATGGTTAAACAACGTCAAATTTTTAATCAAGGTGCATTAGAAAAGGGTATTGATGAAGCGACATCAAACCATATTTTTGATTTCATGGAAAAATTCGCAGGTTATGGTTTTAACAAATCTCACGCAGCTGCTTATGCTTTAGTAGCATATCAAACGGCTTGGTTAAAAGCACATTATCCTGCTGAATTTATGGCAGCAGTGCTATCATCAGAAATGACAGATACAGATACGATTGTATTTTTAATTGATGATAGTCGTAATTTAGGTCTAACCGTTACGCCACCGTCTATCAATCAATCGATGTATCGTTTTACAACAAGTGATGAAAAAACTATTGTGTATGGTTTAGGTGCGATTAAAGGTGTTGGCGAATCTGCGATGCAATCGGTCATTGATGCTCGCCAAAAAGATGGTCAATTTAAAGATTTATTTGATTTTTGCCATCGTGTTGATTTAAAAAAAATTAATAAACGTACTTTAGAAGCATTAATCCGTGCAGGTGCATTTGATTGTTTTGGTGAAGAGCGTGCAAGTTTAATGCAATATCTTCCAGAGGCGGTACAAGCGGCTGAACAGGCTCGCCATAATCGTGAAACAGGGATTATGGATTTATTTGGTGAAGTGGAAGAAGTTCAACGTAAGCCATTACAACCGATTAAAGCATGGACAGATGAGGTGCGTTTACAAGGTGAAAAAGATACATTGGGTTTGTATTTGACAGGACATCCAATGGATATTTATCGTAAAGAGTTAAAGACTTTTATTCCACGTAAATTAAATGAATTATTGCCTAAAGGTGGTTCAACTTTATTTGCTGGTTTAGTGGTTGATGTGGCAAATTTTCCAAATCGAGTAGTGATTCGTTTAGATGATGGCACGGCACGTTTAGATGTAAATTGTAATCATGAACGTTTTCAACGATTTAAGCATATTGTAAAAGAAAATGCTTTAGTGATTATTGAAGGTTCGATTTATCAACGTGAGAATGATGAAACTATTATGGCACGTTTAAATCGTGCATTTGATTTAGATGAAATTCGCCAAAAACGTGCTTCAATGATTTGTTTGACTTTACCAGAGCAATATTTAACTGAAAAAGTTGCGAAAGATTTAAAGCAAATGCTATTACCATATAGCCAAATTAATAACAGCGGTGAGCTGAAAAAACGTGTTCCTGTTATGTTACATATAGAACAAAATTATGCTAAAGCCAATCTATATTTTGATGAAAAATGGAATGTTGAGCCAAACGAAAGTTTAATTGCTCAATTACGTGAATATTTTGGTAAGCAAGCGGTCGATATTCAATATGTGGTAAAATCTAAAGCATTAGAGAAAAAGAATAGTTTTGAAAGTCAGAAAACAAGTTATGATGAAAGTTATCAAAATGACTATCAGAATAGGGAATATGATGATTATCAAACCGAAGATTTTTCAGCTTATGATGAGATAATTAGTGTAGATTCATATGAGATGTACAGTTAA
- a CDS encoding acetate/propionate family kinase, producing MSTSVLVINCGSSSLKYALVEEGKSERIQGLAENLGSDNARIKGVNGNGEAFEQTVAGAGHEKALEIILNSLAEHKPQAIGHRVVHGGTLSKSELLTDDIIKRIEDAVPLAPLHNPAHLIGIRAISRLFPKLPQVAVFDTAFHQTMPAHAYRYAIPKSLYTEHNVRRYGFHGTSHAFVSEKGSELAGAKNQGGWLTAHLGNGSSTCAIWNGQSVDTSMGLTPLEGLVMGTRSGDVDPSLHNFLATNLGWDLAKITKMLNSESGLLGLSGLSNDMRTLIEASENGNEDAQLAIEVFCYRLAKSLASVSCGLPKVDGLIFTGGIGENSALIREKTVAYLGNLGFNISKEKNDGLKRGTAGQVDAGTGPQIWVVPTDEEGRIAQETRAVVNG from the coding sequence ATGTCTACATCAGTTTTAGTTATTAACTGTGGTTCATCATCGTTAAAATATGCTTTAGTTGAAGAAGGTAAATCTGAACGCATTCAAGGATTAGCCGAAAATTTAGGTTCAGATAATGCACGTATTAAAGGTGTAAATGGAAATGGGGAAGCATTTGAACAAACTGTTGCAGGTGCAGGTCATGAAAAAGCATTAGAAATTATTTTAAATAGCTTAGCAGAACACAAACCACAAGCGATTGGTCATCGTGTGGTACATGGTGGTACTTTATCTAAATCAGAATTATTAACTGATGACATCATTAAGCGTATTGAAGATGCTGTACCTTTAGCACCATTACATAACCCTGCTCACTTAATCGGTATTCGTGCGATTTCTCGTTTATTCCCAAAATTACCACAAGTTGCTGTGTTTGATACTGCATTCCATCAAACAATGCCAGCTCATGCGTATCGTTATGCGATTCCAAAATCACTTTATACTGAACATAATGTTCGCCGTTATGGTTTCCATGGCACAAGCCATGCATTCGTTTCTGAAAAAGGTTCAGAGTTGGCAGGTGCAAAAAATCAAGGTGGTTGGCTCACTGCTCACTTAGGTAATGGTAGCTCAACGTGTGCAATTTGGAATGGTCAAAGTGTCGATACATCAATGGGTCTTACACCACTTGAGGGCTTAGTGATGGGTACACGTTCTGGTGATGTTGATCCAAGTTTACACAACTTCTTAGCGACTAACTTAGGTTGGGATTTAGCCAAAATTACCAAGATGCTAAATAGCGAATCTGGTCTATTAGGTTTATCAGGCTTATCAAACGATATGCGTACTTTGATTGAAGCATCTGAAAATGGTAATGAAGATGCTCAACTTGCGATTGAAGTGTTCTGCTACCGTTTAGCGAAATCATTAGCAAGCGTGAGCTGTGGTTTACCAAAAGTTGATGGTTTAATCTTCACAGGTGGTATTGGTGAAAACTCTGCGTTAATCCGTGAAAAAACCGTTGCTTACTTAGGTAACTTAGGTTTTAACATCAGCAAAGAGAAAAATGATGGCTTAAAACGTGGTACAGCAGGTCAAGTCGATGCAGGTACAGGTCCACAAATTTGGGTGGTACCAACGGATGAAGAAGGTCGTATCGCTCAAGAAACACGTGCGGTTGTGAATGGTTAA
- the sodA gene encoding superoxide dismutase [Mn] — MAYTLPELGYAYDALEPHFDAMTMEIHHSKHHQAYINNANGALEALPELANLTAEELIADLSKVPEDKRTFLRNNAGGHANHSLFWTILKTGTTLQGELKAAIERDFGSVENFQAEFEKAAATRFGSGWAWLVVDAGKLKVVSTANQDSPLMGTAVAGCQGYPIIGLDVWEHAYYLKFQNRRPDYIKAFWSVVNWDEAANRFANAPK, encoded by the coding sequence ATGGCTTATACATTACCAGAATTGGGTTATGCGTATGACGCATTAGAACCGCATTTTGATGCAATGACAATGGAAATCCACCATTCTAAGCATCATCAAGCATATATTAATAATGCAAATGGTGCATTAGAAGCATTACCAGAATTAGCAAATTTAACTGCTGAAGAGTTAATTGCTGATTTAAGCAAAGTACCAGAAGATAAACGTACATTCTTACGCAATAATGCAGGTGGTCATGCGAACCATAGTTTATTTTGGACAATTTTAAAAACTGGTACAACTTTACAAGGCGAATTAAAAGCGGCTATTGAGCGTGATTTTGGCTCAGTTGAAAATTTCCAAGCTGAATTTGAAAAAGCCGCAGCGACTCGTTTTGGTTCAGGTTGGGCATGGTTAGTGGTTGATGCGGGTAAATTAAAAGTAGTTTCTACTGCGAACCAAGATTCTCCATTAATGGGTACAGCTGTAGCGGGTTGTCAAGGTTATCCAATTATCGGTTTAGATGTATGGGAACACGCTTATTATTTAAAATTCCAAAATCGCCGTCCAGATTATATCAAGGCATTTTGGTCAGTTGTAAATTGGGATGAAGCTGCAAACCGTTTTGCTAATGCTCCTAAATAA
- the pta gene encoding phosphate acetyltransferase, giving the protein MNTILLVPTELGAGVTSASLGLVAGFDLKGIQAGFLKPFTQETKKPVDSTTALHQQLFADRKYIQPISYEKVVKYLAKGQIDELLEEAVKLHREVAKQHDVIIVEGLLPSGKDPFVNQVNVALAQALDAKVVLVSKSYLQDPHRTADKVDVQLRTFGNRVSGVLFMRARGLSEDKAQIPVAIDPSLRLNDEIAQFAKQLQEYNPILGTDKLPILGLVPFSSHLSVPRTFDIANAIDGEWINEGKAKTRRILHTSLIASTIEKELNKFVAGELIISASGRDDVLLASSDAVNRGVPLAGLVLAEHGLTPSQILDSKKGHDLPVFYTPLSVLETAQRLANFSNEVPSDDSERASQVARFVASHICQNWLEQNSVGNKPRLSPSAFRYELVQNSIAAKKRIVLPEGDEPRTIQAAAICQSRGIAHCILLAKPEAVAEVAKARNIELPAGLEIIDPDTIRDKYIAPMVERRKGKLNEPQAEEQLQDTVVLGTMMLALDEVDGLVSGAVHTTANTIRPAFQLIKTAPEYSLVSSVFFMLLPEEVFVYGDCAVNPNPTAEQLAEIAIQSADSAKAFGIDPRIAMISYSTGTSGAGADVEKVAAAVKIAQERRPDLLIDGPLQYDAASVESVGRSKAPDSKVAGRANVFIFPDLNTGNTTYKAVQRSANVVSVGPMLQGLNKPVNDLSRGALVDDIVFTIALTAIQAKQQEK; this is encoded by the coding sequence ATGAATACAATTTTACTCGTTCCAACTGAACTCGGTGCAGGGGTAACATCTGCAAGTTTAGGTTTGGTTGCTGGTTTTGATTTAAAAGGCATTCAAGCAGGATTTTTAAAACCATTTACCCAAGAAACTAAAAAACCTGTTGATAGCACAACTGCATTACATCAACAACTGTTTGCTGACCGCAAATATATTCAACCGATTAGCTATGAAAAAGTCGTAAAATACTTGGCTAAAGGTCAAATCGATGAATTATTGGAAGAAGCGGTGAAATTACATCGTGAAGTGGCTAAACAGCATGATGTGATTATTGTTGAAGGTTTATTACCATCTGGTAAAGACCCATTTGTAAACCAAGTCAATGTTGCCTTAGCTCAAGCCTTAGATGCGAAAGTGGTATTAGTCAGCAAATCTTATTTACAAGACCCACATCGCACGGCTGATAAAGTTGATGTGCAATTACGCACATTTGGCAATCGTGTATCAGGCGTATTATTCATGCGTGCTCGTGGCTTAAGCGAAGATAAAGCACAAATTCCAGTGGCAATTGACCCAAGTTTACGCCTGAATGATGAGATTGCTCAATTTGCTAAACAACTGCAAGAATATAACCCAATTTTAGGGACTGATAAATTACCAATTTTAGGTTTAGTCCCATTTAGTAGTCATCTGAGCGTTCCTCGTACTTTTGATATTGCCAATGCAATTGATGGTGAATGGATTAATGAAGGTAAAGCGAAAACTCGCCGTATTTTGCATACCAGTTTGATTGCTTCAACGATCGAAAAAGAATTGAATAAATTTGTAGCTGGTGAATTAATTATCAGTGCAAGCGGTCGTGATGATGTATTACTTGCAAGTAGTGATGCAGTGAATCGTGGTGTACCATTAGCAGGTTTAGTATTGGCAGAGCATGGTTTAACGCCAAGTCAAATTTTAGATTCGAAAAAAGGACATGATTTACCAGTATTCTATACGCCATTAAGTGTATTAGAAACCGCTCAACGCCTTGCGAATTTTAGCAATGAAGTACCAAGCGATGATAGCGAACGTGCATCACAAGTCGCTCGTTTTGTGGCTAGCCATATTTGTCAAAACTGGTTAGAGCAAAATAGTGTTGGTAATAAACCACGTCTATCTCCATCAGCGTTCCGTTATGAATTGGTACAAAATTCGATTGCAGCGAAAAAACGTATCGTACTTCCTGAAGGTGATGAGCCTCGTACCATTCAAGCGGCTGCAATTTGTCAATCTCGTGGCATTGCACACTGTATTTTATTGGCAAAACCAGAAGCTGTGGCAGAAGTGGCGAAAGCTCGTAACATTGAATTACCTGCTGGTTTAGAAATTATCGACCCAGATACCATTCGTGATAAATATATCGCGCCAATGGTTGAACGCCGTAAAGGTAAACTTAACGAGCCACAAGCCGAAGAACAATTACAAGATACTGTTGTTTTAGGTACAATGATGCTTGCTTTAGATGAAGTGGATGGTTTGGTCTCTGGTGCGGTACATACGACTGCAAATACAATCCGTCCTGCATTCCAGTTGATTAAAACAGCTCCTGAATATTCACTTGTATCATCGGTATTCTTCATGTTATTGCCTGAAGAAGTGTTTGTGTATGGTGACTGTGCGGTAAATCCAAACCCTACAGCGGAACAATTAGCAGAAATTGCGATTCAATCAGCAGATTCAGCAAAAGCGTTTGGTATTGACCCACGCATTGCAATGATTAGTTATTCTACAGGTACATCTGGTGCAGGTGCTGATGTGGAAAAAGTCGCTGCAGCAGTAAAAATTGCACAAGAACGCCGTCCAGATTTATTAATTGATGGTCCTTTACAATACGATGCAGCATCTGTTGAAAGTGTTGGACGTTCTAAAGCACCTGATTCTAAAGTCGCTGGTCGTGCCAATGTATTTATTTTCCCTGATTTAAATACGGGTAATACCACTTATAAAGCGGTACAACGTTCAGCAAATGTCGTGAGTGTAGGTCCAATGTTGCAAGGTTTAAATAAACCTGTCAATGACTTGTCTCGTGGTGCTTTGGTTGATGATATTGTATTTACTATCGCATTAACCGCAATTCAAGCAAAACAACAAGAGAAATAA
- the minD gene encoding septum site-determining protein MinD produces the protein MAKIIVVTSGKGGVGKTTTSAAVATGLALRGYKTVVIDFDVGLRNLDLIMGCERRVVYDFVNVINGEARLQQALIKDKDLDNLFILPASQTRDKDALTDEGVARVMEELSQEFDYIICDSPAGIERGAILAMYHADEAIIVTNPEISSVRDSDRIIGMLDSKTKKVEQGKGIVRKHLCITRFNPARADKQEMLSIDDISKDILRVPTLGVIPECPFVLQASNEGKPVILFTESKSGQAYDDLVARFLGEDRPYRHIEAEQKGWFARLFGG, from the coding sequence GTGGCAAAAATTATTGTCGTAACTTCAGGTAAAGGCGGCGTAGGTAAAACAACAACGAGTGCAGCAGTTGCAACAGGTTTGGCATTGCGTGGTTATAAAACAGTTGTTATTGATTTTGATGTAGGCTTACGTAATTTAGACTTAATTATGGGTTGTGAACGCCGTGTAGTTTACGATTTTGTGAATGTCATCAACGGAGAAGCTCGTTTACAACAGGCTTTAATTAAAGATAAAGATTTAGATAATTTATTTATTTTACCTGCTTCACAAACACGTGATAAAGATGCTTTGACTGATGAAGGGGTTGCACGTGTTATGGAAGAGTTATCACAAGAATTTGACTATATTATTTGTGATTCTCCTGCAGGTATTGAGCGTGGTGCGATTTTAGCCATGTATCATGCTGATGAAGCGATTATTGTAACCAACCCTGAAATTTCATCGGTGCGTGACTCTGACCGTATTATTGGTATGCTTGATAGCAAAACTAAAAAAGTAGAACAAGGTAAAGGGATTGTACGCAAACACTTATGTATTACACGTTTTAATCCTGCTCGTGCAGATAAACAAGAAATGTTATCGATTGATGATATTTCTAAAGATATTTTACGTGTACCAACATTGGGTGTTATTCCAGAATGTCCTTTTGTATTACAAGCCTCGAATGAAGGTAAACCAGTTATTCTGTTTACTGAATCAAAATCAGGGCAGGCTTATGATGATTTAGTTGCTCGTTTTTTAGGTGAAGATCGTCCATATCGTCATATTGAAGCGGAACAAAAAGGGTGGTTCGCCCGCCTATTTGGAGGTTAA
- a CDS encoding peptidylprolyl isomerase: MSLPQVELMTNKGRIVLELNDEKAPITVANFLSYVRDGFYDGVIFHRVIDGFMIQGGGFDESFHEKTTRDSIENEADNGLTNDVGTIAMARTQAPHSASAQFFINVANNSFLNHTSPTVQGWGYAVFGKVIEGMDVVNQIKGVRTGSRGYHQDVPLENVVIETAKVIGE, encoded by the coding sequence ATGAGTTTACCTCAAGTAGAATTGATGACAAATAAAGGTCGCATTGTTCTTGAATTAAATGATGAAAAAGCACCAATTACGGTTGCTAATTTTTTATCTTATGTGCGTGACGGTTTTTATGATGGGGTAATTTTCCATCGTGTAATTGATGGATTTATGATTCAAGGTGGTGGCTTTGACGAAAGTTTCCATGAAAAAACAACACGTGATAGTATTGAAAATGAAGCAGATAATGGTTTAACAAATGATGTTGGTACGATTGCGATGGCTCGTACACAAGCACCACATTCTGCATCTGCACAATTTTTCATCAATGTAGCCAATAATAGTTTCTTAAATCATACGAGTCCAACAGTACAAGGTTGGGGGTATGCTGTATTTGGTAAAGTGATTGAAGGTATGGATGTTGTAAACCAAATCAAAGGTGTACGTACAGGTAGCCGTGGTTATCATCAAGATGTACCACTTGAAAATGTTGTGATTGAAACTGCAAAAGTAATCGGTGAATAA